The Mixophyes fleayi isolate aMixFle1 chromosome 1, aMixFle1.hap1, whole genome shotgun sequence genome includes a region encoding these proteins:
- the LOC142096936 gene encoding synergin gamma-like has translation MAIEPSLLDTCSLHLKTCLQNIHKVIQKANEILCSISQPSVCSEVLRSARGTDYISGVVEVYRVSKRMEGGMRTHNIDCERLRLLLRDIELSWNNLQAFLSMCPSVLQKLPSPSALGFEVEGATSGSNACLQRCCGVCLLERLKEEFTSEPQNSMLNFGGLSYHPSCANFWLNCVDSSLPILSCDSNCSTCVKVKEDAL, from the exons ATGGCTATTGAACCTTCTCTG tTGGATACGTGTTCTCTTCACCTAAAGACTTGCTTACAGAACATCCATAAG GTGATCCAGAAGGCCAATGAAATACTGTGCAGTATTAGTCAGCCCTCCGTGTGCAGTGAAGTGCTGCGATCTGCCCGGGGAACAGATTATATATCGG GAGTAGTTGAAGTGTACAGAGTGTCAAAGAGAATGGAAGGAGGAATGAGAACGCACAATATTGACTGCGAGAGGTTACGGCTTCTCCTGCGGGATATTGAGTTATCTTGGAATAATTTGCAGGCCTTTCTGTCCATGTGCCCCAGTGTATTACAGAAACTG CCCTCACCATCCGCATTAGGTTTTGAagttgaaggagccacctctgGTTCAAACGCTTGTCTTCAGAGGTGCTGTGGTGTATGTCTGCtggagaggctgaaggaggag TTCACATCTGAACCCCAGAACAGTATGCTGAATTTTGGAGGGCTATCCTATCACCCAAGCTGCGCTAACTTCTGGCTAAACTGTGTGGATTCCAGTCTGCCTATTTTGTCTTGTGACAGTAACTGTTCTACTTGTGTGAAAGTAAAGGAAGATGCATTGTAA